A genomic region of Thunnus albacares chromosome 2, fThuAlb1.1, whole genome shotgun sequence contains the following coding sequences:
- the ankle2 gene encoding ankyrin repeat and LEM domain-containing protein 2, giving the protein MEAVLSRLRGLSADELREEFARANLKCGPITATTRATFERKLARVLAGPESSATESDNSSSAGISASVASVAEHAKPVSCATSAVAPTAASSSSPTEIASEESDFGYGVGLNPPEEEEISVKTPSDSSAVGSNSQSKTETPSKAAQVSPTLYYGVCPLWEDVLARNEKAHVYTDKKDALQAVKMMKGARFKPFSNREDAEKFAKGICDYFLSPSKSAACVSPVKPGLVISKDNMEVDTINRERANSFKSPRTQDLTAKLRKAVEKGDEVAFSELVWSNPRYLIGSGDNPTIVQEGCRYNVMHVAAKENQGGIAQLLLDTLENPEFMRLMYPDDQEVMLQKRIHYIVDLYLNTPDKAGFETPLHFACKFGCPEVVNVLCSHPDIDKNCKNKDGQKPCDLICSRKNKTQEVRQKINDYLEDRCYIPLLRATDNSSQPIIGATWSPESSESLSLIQRHTRSPMDPVMTVTAFAGPLSPSKADDFRRSWKTPPRDRAEIFHHILKSDPDRGVERVGRDLAHNMGHPWAEYWDFLDSFVDLSSTEGLRKLEEYLSKKDFSPRAHEEAGENETSNRFKTPSPGKPQKFCNSISVGAFLDEGDDISLEEMKNRQNAALTSITSSAASKDGLKGAVGGREFHILPIALHHRGADLIETAAEQDLLCCCDNSLLSPGVVCKNGLCSSSRDRTHNGDKVSPRTSPSSSCLLSPISNLMVEFERMSLQEPLDSPTSCRERRSSGGSRHRELRDSYSSSSATDLSCGLNRLSLGHSSQDGEAVEGPGWRTEGGGAEERRSSGSSEEYFEAEESLEMLGRTRGSVSGGRNFCARSKSWDHGGRDLSSSGSSGSSYKSLDNSHEFLPRTPPHIRKGLYIDGDSPTKLDREVLSAVEGIDIDPQKYPSIYKWKSTMKSFSASDMQSWTSPAVVKPRLRMQPQTPGSPVSGLMSPTGRFSPARHAASPDFSPSRYSPANASYIQRIRLKHLNEPPI; this is encoded by the exons ATGGAGGCGGTTCTGAGCAGGCTGAGGGGGCTAAGTGCCGATGAACTGCGTGAGGAGTTCGCCCGGGCAAACCTAAAGTGCGGCCCTATCACAGCTACCACCCGAGCCACCTTTGAGAGGAAGCTTGCCCGAGTGCTCGCCGGGCCAGAGAGCAGTGCCACTGAATCGGACAATAGCTCGTCTGCAGGCATCTCAGCCAGTGTGGCTTCTGTTGCCGAACATGCCAAACCTGTGTCCTGTGCCACCTCAGCAGTTGCACCCACTGCTGCATCTAGCAGCAGCCCTACTGAGATTGCCAGCGAAGAGTCGGACTTTGGCTATGGTGTCGGCCTCAACCCtccagaggaagaagagatCTCAGTAAAGACACCCTCAGACAGCTCTGCTGTAGGCAGTAACTCTCAGTCCAAAACGGAAACTCCTTCAAAGGCCGCACAAGTGTCCCCAACCTTGTATTATGGAGTATGTCCGCTGTGGGAGGATGTTTTGGCTAGAAATG aGAAAGCACATGTATATACAGACAAGAAAGATGCCCTTCAAGCTGTAAAGATGATGAAGGGAGCCCGCTTCAAACCCTTCTCCAACCGTGAGGATGCTGAGAAGTTTGCCAAGGGCATCTGTGACTATTTCCTCTCTCCAAGCAAATCTGCAGCCTGTGTATCTCCTGTCAAACCAGGCCTGGTCATTAGTAAAG ACAACATGGAGGTTGATACCATTAACCGTGAGCGGGCCAACAGTTTCAAGAGTCCACGCACCCAGGACCTGACGGCCAAACTGAGGAAAGCTGTGGAAAAGGGCGATGAGGTGGCCTTCAGTGAGCTGGTCTGGAGCAACCCACGTTATCTCATTGGCTCAGGGGATAATCCCACTATTGTGCAA GAGGGCTGCAGGTACAATGTAATGCACGTGGCAGCCAAGGAGAACCAGGGGGGCATCGCCCAGCTGCTGCTGGACACCTTGGAGAACCCAGAGTTCATGCGCCTCATGTACCCAGATGACCAGGAAGTCATGCTGCAGAAACGTATCCACTACATTGTGGATCTTTACCTCAACACTCCAGATAAGGCT GGATTTGAAACACCACTCCACTTTGCCTGTAAGTTTGGGTGCCCAGAGGTGGTCAATGTCCTGTGCTCACATCCTGACATCGATAAGAACTGCAAGAACAAGGATGGCCAGAAGCCTTGTGAT CTTATTTGtagcagaaaaaataaaacccaagaaGTGAGGCAGAAGATAAATGACTATTTGGAGG ACCGCTGCTATATTCCTTTGCTGAGGGCAACCGACAACAGCTCTCAACCCATCATCGGTGCTACGTGGTCACCCGAGTCCTCAGaaagtctctctctcatccAGCGGCATACAAGAAGCCCGATGGATCCAGTGATGACTGTCACAGCCTTTGCTGGCCCGTTGAGCCCCTCTAAA GCAGATGACTTTCGCCGGTCCTGGAAGACGCCACCCAGAGACCGAGCTGAGATTTTCCACCACATCCTCAAGTCTGATCCTGACCGTGGGGTGGAGAGAGTGGGCAG AGACCTGGCTCATAACATGGGCCACCCCTGGGCTGAGTACTGGGACTTCCTTGACAGTTTTGTGGATTTGTCATCGACCGAGGGGCTCCGCAAGCTGGAAGAGTACCTGAGCAAGAAGGACTTCAGCCCACGTGCTCACGAAGAAGCCGGGGAGAATGAGACCAGCAACAGGTTTAAAACCCCCTCTCCAG GCAAGCCCCAAAAATTCTGCAACTCCATCTCTGTTGGTGCCTTCCTGGACGAGGGTGATGACATCAGCCTTGAGGAGATGAAGAACCGGCAGAACGCAGCACTCACCAGCATCACCTCCTCTGCTGCATCCAAGGACGGCCTGAAGGGAGCCGTGGGTGGTCGCGAGTTCCACATCTTGCCCATTGCACTGCACCACCGTGGGGCCGACCTGATCGAGACGGCGGCCGAGCAGgacctgctgtgctgctgcGACAACAGCCTCCTGTCGCCCGGCGTCGTCTGCAAAAACGGGCTGTGCTCCTCCTCAAGAGATAGGACTCATAACGGAGATAAGGTGTCTCCTCGCACCTCCCCATCCTCCTCCTGCCTGCTGTCGCCCATCTCCAACCTCATGGTGGAGTTTGAGCGCATGTCGCTGCAAGAGCCACTGGACAGCCCCACCAGctgcagggagaggaggagcagtGGAGGGAGTCGGCACAGGGAGCTCCGGGACTCCTACAGCTCCTCCTCAGCTACAGACCTGAGCTGTGGGCTGAACCGCTTGTCTCTGGGTCACAGTAGCCAGGACGGTGAGGCTGTGGAGGGGCCAGGCTGGagaacagagggaggaggggcaGAGGAGAGGCGTAGCAGTGGCAGCTCAGAGGAGTACTTTGAAGCAGAGGAGAGCCTGGAGATGCTGGGCAGGACTAGGGGGTCGGTATCAGGGGGGCGCAACTTCTGTGCTAGGTCCAAATCATGGGACCATGGGGGAAGGGACCTGAGCAGCTCAGGATCATCAGGGTCCTCTTATAAGTCCTTAGATAACTCCCATGAGTTCCTACCCAGGACCCCACCGCACATTAGAAAAGGACTTTACATCGATGG GGATTCACCAACCAAGTTGGACAGAGAGGTCTTGTCAGCAGTAGAAGGCATAGACATCGATCCCCAAAAATATCCCAGCATTTATAAGTGGAAGAGCACAATGAAGTCGTTTTCTGCATCAGACATGCAGAG